One Candidatus Regiella endosymbiont of Tuberolachnus salignus genomic window, GAATGGGCCAAAGCCATTTTCACCTAACCAAAATACAAAGGTGTTTTGCACGCCTTTTGAAGTGATGGTCGCACCGGATAAACCGTCAATCGCCGAGGGATCGTCCGCACTGGCATTGCCCTTGACAACACGGATCGCCGGTTGCCCTTGTGCATCAAATAATTTTTTACCCACCCATAAACGACGCCAGGCTGGATTTTCTACTTCACCACCGAGCCCAGGTGTTTCTCCTTGCTCATAATAGCTAATGCCCTTGACAGTTTGCCCTTCAGCATCGAGCGCAACAAAAGCATACATCATCGACCATAAACCAGAGCCGTATACTGGCAAGACGATATTGCTGATTTGGCCTTGTTCATTACGGACTAAATAGATCTCGACAACATTGGCTCGACGCTTAATGCCGACAATATCTTGCTCTGGAGTTAGCGCGATACTTTTTTGATCATCGCGTAAGGCGCTGGCGCGATCAAATTTTGTCGGATCACCGTTAACGAAATCCCCACTGGCTAAATCTAATAAGCGGGGAATGATACGGGCAGTAAAGGCGTTTTTCACTGCCGTGGCTTCCATTTTCGGCGTTAATAAACCCACCACATCCAAAATATTGCGTTGTTTGTCCAGTAAGCGTTGTTCCTGTTGTCTCGCCTTGAGACCCACGGCAGCACCCGCCACCACCACTGAACAGATCAAACACAGCAAAACCACGACGGTTAAGGTTTTACCCATACTGTTATTATTTTTTGCTTTATCATTTGCCACGGGCGGATCTCCGTTTGATGTTAGCCTGGACGACCACATAGTCGAACAGAGGTGCAAACAGATTGGCAAATAAGATCGCCAACATCATTCCCTCAGGATAAGCGGGATTAATAACCCTAATGAGCACACACATGACACCAATCAAACCGCCATACCACCATTTTCCTTTGTTAGTAAAGGCAGCGGATACCGGATCAGTGGCCATAAAAATCATGCCGAAAGCAAAACCACCGAGCACTAAATGCCAATACCAAGACATAGCAAACAGCGGATTGGTATTCGAGCCTATGACGTTAAACAGATAAGCGGTCGCCATCATTCCCAGCATCACCCCGGCAACAATCCGCCAAGAGGCTATCCGCGCAAAAATAATGATCGCACCGCCGATTAAGATCATTAGCGTCGAGACTTCACCAACAGAGCCTGGAATATTGCCTAAAAAAGCATCCAGCCAACTAATGGGTTGTCCGCTCACTGTATTGATTAAATTTTGACCTCCATTCATACTCCATTGCGAAAGCGGCGTCGCACCGGAAAAACCATCAGCGGCATTCCACACCAAATCACCTGAGATTTGCGCAGGATAAGCAAAAAATAAGAAAGCGCGGCCGGCTAATGCCGGGTTAACAAAATTACGCCCGGTGCCACCAAAAATTTCTTTGCCGATCACCACGCCAAACGAAATACCGAGCGCCGCTTGCCACAGCGGTAAATTGGGCGGCAGGATCAGCGCAAAAAGCACCGAGGTGACAAAGAAACCTTCGTTGATTTCATGCTTACGGATCACCGAAAAAAGCACTTCCCAACATCCACCGACGATAAACACCACAGCATAAATTGGCACAAAATAAGCCGCACCCAAGATCATTTTGCTGATCCAGTCAGCATCTGCCGCCAATGATGCGCCTAACCATTGTGCTAAACGGTAATGCCAATCCCCAGCGAGAACCTGTTGCAGCTCTGCCCCAGTGTAAAGATGATGCAAAGCGGGGATGGCCTGCTGACCAATGTTATACATACCCCAAAACATTGCAGGAAAAACCGACAGCCAGACCAAAATCATCATCCGTTTAAGATCAATCGCATCACGGACATGAGAAGCACCTGATGTCACCTTTCCTTGCGTATAAAAAATAGTCGCCACCGCTTCATACAACGGGTAATACTTTTCTAACTTGCCACCCGCTTCAAAGTGAGGCTCTATTTTTTCAAAAAAATTTTTCAGACCCATCAGTTATCCTTCCAACTCAATTTGGGTCAATATGGCACGTAATAATGGCGCGTATTCATATTTCCCAGGACAGACAAAGGTGCATAATGCCAAATCTTCTTCATCCAATTCCAAACACCCCAAAGCTTGAGCGCTATCGGTATCACCTGCGAGGAGATCACGCAATAAATGGGTGGCTAAAATATCTAGCGGCATGATCCGTTCATAGTTGCCAATCGGCACCATGGCGCGCTTACCTCCATTCATATTGGTTGAAAAAGAAAATAATTTATTTTTACAAAAATGGCCGAGGGTAGTGCGAGTTAACGAAAATTTGTCACGACCAGGCATGATCCAACCAAAAAGCTCTTTATCCCTTCCTTCAAGTAATACCGAGACTTGTTGATGAAAACGGCCAAGATAATCACAAGGGGCAGATGATGTGCGACCACTCAATACCGAGCCTGAGATCACGCGATTGTCGCCCAGCTTTAATTTACCCGCAGTGAATTCGGTTAAACTCGCGCCTAAACGGGTTCGTAGCAACATGGGATCACTCACCTGTGGGCCAGCAAGCGCAATAATACGATCTGTATATAATTCACCCAGTGTGAAAAGCTTGCCGATAGCAATCACATCCTGATAACCAATATGCCACACCGATTTATTTAAACTAACCGCTTCAAGAAAATGAATATGCGTCCCCACTAAGCCTGCCGGATGAGGACCTGAAAACCTGTTGTAGGTGATCGCAGTATTGTCGCAAGGAGCCGGTGTGAAACCAGCGGCATGACAGACATGAACTTTGCTTTCAGTTAAGCGGGTTAACACAGTTAATCCATGGTGAAAAGCCTCTATTTCATGCTTCACAATGATCTGCGGATCTGCTGCTAACGGCTGGGTATCCATTGCCGTAACAAAAATGGCACGAGGCTGAGTGTTGGGTTTAGGCGAGCGACTAAAAGGCCGGGTACGTAATGCCGTCCACAATCCTGAGGCAAGCAGCTGAGTCTGTACTTGTTGATAACTGAGTTGCTGTAAATCATTAGCATCGTAATGATCGAAGTGAATTTGTTCATCACCCACTATTTTGATCACCACCGATTGTAATACCCGACGCTCACCACGATTGATCGCGCTGATTTGCCCACTGGCAGGGGCGGTAAACAACACCCCCGGATTTTTCTTGTCTTCGAATAATGCTTGGCCTTTTTTAACCCAGTCACCTTGTTGCACAAGTAGAGAAGGACGCATACCGACATAGTCTTCAGCCAGCAGCGCCACATGATGAATAACCGACCCATCCTGTATGATCTGAGCGGGTTTTCCGGCGATGGGTAAATCAAGCCCTTTTTTTATTTTAATCATAAGGTTTGTTCGATGTTATCAGTTCCATTGAGATGTACACATAAATAGACTGCTTATGCGTGGCACTAACTACAGTTTTGCAAGCAGTCTGATTTAAACGATGATTAAATAATATTTTAACTCAGTTAACCGCTATTTGTTTTATCTAGCCATTTCTTTTTCAATTAGCAGGATCAAAATATGAATGATCTTGATATGAATTTCTTGAATACGATCAGCATAGCCTGAGTGAGGTACTCGAATTTCAATATCTTCGAGTTGCTTCTTATTCGCCATCTGACCACCATCCTTACCCGTTAAGGTGATCACCTTCATCTTTTTTTCATGAGCAGCTTTAATAGCCTGAATGATATTTTTAGAATTGCCTGAGGTTGAAATCGCTAATAATACATCCCCTGCCTTCCCCACTGCCTCAACGTAGCGCGAAAAAACATGCTCATAACCAAAATCGTTACTCACACAGGAAAAATGGCTAATATCGGCAATAGCCATCGCCGGATAACCAGGGCGATTTTCACGATAACGGCCAGTTAACTCCTCGGCAAAATGCATGGCATCACAATGTGACCCACCGTTGCCACAAGATAACACTTTGCCTCCAGCTTTAAATGAATTGGCGAGTAATATAGCGGCTTTTTCAATGTTATCAATCGTAGTGTCATCCGCTAAAAAATTGACCAAGGTTTTAGCCGCCTCGTTTAATTCACTCCGAATTAGATCCTGAAACATCACAACCCCTTTATCTATTAACTACAACCTCGCAATCATCGCCTGTTGTGCTAGCAATTTTTCTTTATCTTGTATACAGGCGGCGAGTCTTTCACGCTCTTTGCTCACCACCGCTTGGGGGGCACGCGCGATAAAATCTTCGTTAGCCAACTTTACTTCAATGCGTTCAATCTCAAGATCAAGTTTGATCATGTCTTTCGCCAGGCGATCCAGCTCACTGGTTTTATCGAGAAATCCACTCATCGGGATCAAAATTTCGGCTCCTTCTACCAATTTTATTACCGAAATCGGTGAGTTATCTTCATCTATCAAAAAAGTAATCGCATTCAAACGACCGAGTGACTGGATAACAGGCTGGTTTTCCGTCACTCGACGGTGGACATCGGGGCTGGCGCCGCGTAATAACAGCAATAAGGGTTTTCCTGGAGCGATATTCATTTCAGCACGAACATTACGCACTGCAGTGACCAATTGTTTGATCCACGCCATATCCTTTAACGCGGTTTGATCGACCTGATCGGCATTAAAGTGGGGAAAAGGCTGTAACATAATACTGTCACCACCGAGACCCTTTAACGTTTTTACCCGTTGCCAAAGTGTTTCGGTAATATAAGGAATAATCGGGTGAGCTAAGCGTAATAACGCTTCTAATACGCTAATTAACGTATGACGGGTGCTGCGTTTTTCACTCTCTGAGCCGCTATTGATAACCGGTTTAGTTAACTCGAGATACCAATCACAAAATTGATCCCAGGTAAATTCGTATAAAATCGTCGCCGCTAAATCGAAACGATAGGTATCTATTGCGTTACGGTAGCTTTTCACCGTTTGATTGAATTCAGCCAGGATCCAGCGATCGGCAAGCGATAGCGGCATAAGCTGATCACTCTGTTGACCGCAATCTTTTCCCTCGGTATTCATCAAGACAAAGCGACTGGCGTTCCATAATTTATTACAGAAGTTACGATATCCAGCCAGGCGTTTCATATCCCAATTAATATCACGCCCAGTAGAGGCCAGCGCGGCGAGCGTGAAACGGAGGGCATCGGTGCCATGAGGCTCGATACCCTGAGGAAACTGTTTTTCAGTACGTTTGCGTATTTTTTCCGCTAATTGTGGCTGCATCATGTTATCAGTGCGCTTTGCCAGCAAATCGGCTAGCGAAATACCATCAATCATATCTAAAGGATCCAGCACATTTCCTTTAGATTTGGACATTTTCTGTCCTTCATCATCACGGATCAACCCGGTCATATAGACTGTTTTAAACGGCACCTGTGCTTTACCGCTGTCATCTTTAATGAAATGCAGCGTTAGCATGATCATCCGGGCGATCCAGAAAAAAATAATATCAAAGCCGCTGACCATTACAGTCGTGGGGTGAAACATTTTTAGATCAGCCGTTTGCTCTGGCCAGCCAAGGGTAGAAAAAGTCCATAATCCAGAAGAAAACCAGGTGTCAAGAACATCATCATCTTGACGTAATGGCACATCATCCGTCAGTTGATACTCCAATCGTACTGCTGTTTCATCGCGCCCCACATAAACCTTGCCATGCGGATCATACCAAACTGGGATCCTATGACCCCACCACAATTGACGTGAGATGCACCAATCCTGAATATCGTGCATCCAAGAATAATACATATTTTCATATTGTTTCGGAACGAACTGGATCTCGCCGTTTTCTACCGCGGCAATCGCCGCTTTTGCCAGCGGAGCAGTACGAACATACCATTGATCGGTCAGCAGGGGTTCAATGACCACTCCGCCGCGGTCGCCATAAGGCACGGTGAGATCATGCGCTTTAATTTCGGCCAATAAACCCAATTCTTGCAATTCAGCGACCACCGCTTTACGGGCGCTAAAACGTTCCAGCCCTTGAAATTGCACCGGGATCGCGTCGCTATACTGCTGACTCCTTTCGCCATGCGTATCAAAAACTTCTGCCTGATCGCGGATAGTGGCATCCAACGTCAGCACATTAATCATCGGCAGCTGATGCCGTTTACCGACGGCATAATCGTTAAAATCATGGGCAGGCGTGATTTTTACACAGCCGGTGCCTTTTTCCATGTCAGCATGTTCATCCGCGATAATCGGGATGCGACGACCTGTCAGCGGCAAAATAATCATTTTACCGATGAGATCGTAGTAACGGGGATCTTGAGGATTCACCGCCACCGCGGTATCGCCCAATAGCGTTTCAGGCCGGGTGGTTGCAACCACCAGGTGATCCTTGCCCTCAATGGTGTGCACACCATCAGCTAACGGATAACGCAAATGCCACAAAGCGCCCTTGCATGCACGGTTTTCGACTTCCAGATCAGAAATTGCAGTACGCAGTTTTGGATCCCAATTCACCAAGCGTTTACCACGGTAAATAAGATCCTCTTTATAAAGACGGATAAACACTTCTGTCACTGCATTTGACAATCCCTCATCTAGCGTGAAACGTTCACGCTGCCAATCAACCGAATTGCCCAGACGCCGCATTTGGTGAGTAATGGTGCCACCGGATGCCGCTTTCCATTGCCAAATTTTATCAATGAAAGCCTCACGACCATAATCATGGCGGGTTTTACCTTCTTCCGCCGTGATTTTACGCTCTACCACCATTTGTGTAGCGATCCCCGCATGATCAGTGCCCACCTGCCATAACGTATTTTTACCTTGCATACGTTGGTAGCGGATAAGAATATCCATAATGGTTTGCTGGAAAGCGTGCCCCATATGCAAACTGCCGGTGACATTCGGCGGCGGGATCATAATACAGAAGCTTTCTTGGCTCTTATCATCACTAGCTTTGAAATAACCTTGTTTCTCCCAGTGTTGATAGAGCGGTTGCTCAATTTTTTGCGGGTTATAAATCGTATCGAGGGAGTGATCGCTTTTTTCCATGTTTTTTTTATTCAGTTAGGTTGGCAGCGTTGCTGTACTCAAGTGGAAGCCGACACGGCGATAAGACTTGTATCGCTCACGTGCCAACTGTTTTAAATGCTCTTCGTAGGGTACAAAGTCTATCACTTCTTGAAAAACGGTGACAAAATCGGCAATCTGGGGCAGCAAATTAATCAGCAGATGGCGCGGTGAACTGCCTCGCCGCTCTGGCCAGGCTAATTCAATGGGCGCACCTTGTTTAGGCCCTTCACCGGCCAAATTATGCGGCACAAATTGTTCGGGGGAGCGTTGCCATAACGCTTCATCTAGCCGCTCAGCTTGTTGCAGAGTCTCGCACG contains:
- a CDS encoding DNA polymerase III subunit chi, with the protein product MNRYEALACELAAKYWRLGKRVLIACETLQQAERLDEALWQRSPEQFVPHNLAGEGPKQGAPIELAWPERRGSSPRHLLINLLPQIADFVTVFQEVIDFVPYEEHLKQLARERYKSYRRVGFHLSTATLPT
- a CDS encoding Na(+)-translocating NADH-quinone reductase subunit A — translated: MIKIKKGLDLPIAGKPAQIIQDGSVIHHVALLAEDYVGMRPSLLVQQGDWVKKGQALFEDKKNPGVLFTAPASGQISAINRGERRVLQSVVIKIVGDEQIHFDHYDANDLQQLSYQQVQTQLLASGLWTALRTRPFSRSPKPNTQPRAIFVTAMDTQPLAADPQIIVKHEIEAFHHGLTVLTRLTESKVHVCHAAGFTPAPCDNTAITYNRFSGPHPAGLVGTHIHFLEAVSLNKSVWHIGYQDVIAIGKLFTLGELYTDRIIALAGPQVSDPMLLRTRLGASLTEFTAGKLKLGDNRVISGSVLSGRTSSAPCDYLGRFHQQVSVLLEGRDKELFGWIMPGRDKFSLTRTTLGHFCKNKLFSFSTNMNGGKRAMVPIGNYERIMPLDILATHLLRDLLAGDTDSAQALGCLELDEEDLALCTFVCPGKYEYAPLLRAILTQIELEG
- a CDS encoding valine--tRNA ligase, with amino-acid sequence MEKSDHSLDTIYNPQKIEQPLYQHWEKQGYFKASDDKSQESFCIMIPPPNVTGSLHMGHAFQQTIMDILIRYQRMQGKNTLWQVGTDHAGIATQMVVERKITAEEGKTRHDYGREAFIDKIWQWKAASGGTITHQMRRLGNSVDWQRERFTLDEGLSNAVTEVFIRLYKEDLIYRGKRLVNWDPKLRTAISDLEVENRACKGALWHLRYPLADGVHTIEGKDHLVVATTRPETLLGDTAVAVNPQDPRYYDLIGKMIILPLTGRRIPIIADEHADMEKGTGCVKITPAHDFNDYAVGKRHQLPMINVLTLDATIRDQAEVFDTHGERSQQYSDAIPVQFQGLERFSARKAVVAELQELGLLAEIKAHDLTVPYGDRGGVVIEPLLTDQWYVRTAPLAKAAIAAVENGEIQFVPKQYENMYYSWMHDIQDWCISRQLWWGHRIPVWYDPHGKVYVGRDETAVRLEYQLTDDVPLRQDDDVLDTWFSSGLWTFSTLGWPEQTADLKMFHPTTVMVSGFDIIFFWIARMIMLTLHFIKDDSGKAQVPFKTVYMTGLIRDDEGQKMSKSKGNVLDPLDMIDGISLADLLAKRTDNMMQPQLAEKIRKRTEKQFPQGIEPHGTDALRFTLAALASTGRDINWDMKRLAGYRNFCNKLWNASRFVLMNTEGKDCGQQSDQLMPLSLADRWILAEFNQTVKSYRNAIDTYRFDLAATILYEFTWDQFCDWYLELTKPVINSGSESEKRSTRHTLISVLEALLRLAHPIIPYITETLWQRVKTLKGLGGDSIMLQPFPHFNADQVDQTALKDMAWIKQLVTAVRNVRAEMNIAPGKPLLLLLRGASPDVHRRVTENQPVIQSLGRLNAITFLIDEDNSPISVIKLVEGAEILIPMSGFLDKTSELDRLAKDMIKLDLEIERIEVKLANEDFIARAPQAVVSKERERLAACIQDKEKLLAQQAMIARL
- the lpcA gene encoding D-sedoheptulose 7-phosphate isomerase, with the protein product MFQDLIRSELNEAAKTLVNFLADDTTIDNIEKAAILLANSFKAGGKVLSCGNGGSHCDAMHFAEELTGRYRENRPGYPAMAIADISHFSCVSNDFGYEHVFSRYVEAVGKAGDVLLAISTSGNSKNIIQAIKAAHEKKMKVITLTGKDGGQMANKKQLEDIEIRVPHSGYADRIQEIHIKIIHILILLIEKEMAR
- a CDS encoding NADH:ubiquinone reductase (Na(+)-transporting) subunit B gives rise to the protein MGLKNFFEKIEPHFEAGGKLEKYYPLYEAVATIFYTQGKVTSGASHVRDAIDLKRMMILVWLSVFPAMFWGMYNIGQQAIPALHHLYTGAELQQVLAGDWHYRLAQWLGASLAADADWISKMILGAAYFVPIYAVVFIVGGCWEVLFSVIRKHEINEGFFVTSVLFALILPPNLPLWQAALGISFGVVIGKEIFGGTGRNFVNPALAGRAFLFFAYPAQISGDLVWNAADGFSGATPLSQWSMNGGQNLINTVSGQPISWLDAFLGNIPGSVGEVSTLMILIGGAIIIFARIASWRIVAGVMLGMMATAYLFNVIGSNTNPLFAMSWYWHLVLGGFAFGMIFMATDPVSAAFTNKGKWWYGGLIGVMCVLIRVINPAYPEGMMLAILFANLFAPLFDYVVVQANIKRRSARGK
- a CDS encoding Na(+)-translocating NADH-quinone reductase subunit C, whose protein sequence is MANDKAKNNNSMGKTLTVVVLLCLICSVVVAGAAVGLKARQQEQRLLDKQRNILDVVGLLTPKMEATAVKNAFTARIIPRLLDLASGDFVNGDPTKFDRASALRDDQKSIALTPEQDIVGIKRRANVVEIYLVRNEQGQISNIVLPVYGSGLWSMMYAFVALDAEGQTVKGISYYEQGETPGLGGEVENPAWRRLWVGKKLFDAQGQPAIRVVKGNASADDPSAIDGLSGATITSKGVQNTFVFWLGENGFGPFLKKVRAGVLENG